One Mesorhizobium sp. L-2-11 genomic region harbors:
- a CDS encoding MFS transporter: MTTTVSSQASSRGIDSAYAWLRLGISVLLATIGGVGMWAVVVVLPAMQAEFGVDRAAASTPYTATMAGFAVGNVLVGRAIDRIGYWIPALIASVTLGTGFLLASLTTSILQFTLVQGLLIGVGTSAIFGPLIADISHWFNRRRGVAVTAAAAGSYLAGVIWPLAMPYVMQSEGWRFTYAAIGVVCLATMLPLILLLRRGAPQAAAPGSPGSRPVQPISLSPAALQVLLVVAGLGCCVAMSMPQVHIVAYCMDLGYGVARGADMLSIMMAAGVVSRLASGFLADRIGGVKTLLIGSVLQALSLLFYIPFDGLASLYLVSLVFGLSQGGIVPCYAIIVREYMPAKEAGQRVGIVIMATIFGMAIGGWMSGWIYDLTGSYAAAFLNGIAWNLLNIAAMVLLLWKARRSAAAMA; this comes from the coding sequence TTGACCACAACCGTCTCCAGCCAGGCAAGCAGCCGCGGCATCGACAGCGCCTATGCCTGGCTGCGGCTCGGCATTTCTGTACTGCTGGCGACGATCGGCGGCGTCGGCATGTGGGCGGTGGTCGTGGTGCTGCCTGCCATGCAGGCCGAATTCGGCGTCGATCGCGCCGCCGCTTCGACGCCCTATACCGCGACCATGGCCGGCTTCGCCGTCGGCAATGTGCTGGTCGGCCGCGCCATCGACCGCATCGGCTACTGGATACCGGCGCTCATTGCCTCGGTGACGCTCGGTACCGGGTTCCTGCTGGCGTCGCTGACCACTTCGATCCTGCAGTTCACCCTTGTCCAGGGGCTTTTGATCGGCGTCGGCACGTCGGCGATTTTCGGGCCGTTGATCGCCGACATCTCGCACTGGTTCAACCGCCGCCGCGGCGTCGCGGTGACGGCTGCCGCCGCCGGCAGCTATCTCGCCGGGGTGATCTGGCCGTTGGCAATGCCCTACGTCATGCAGAGCGAGGGCTGGCGATTCACCTATGCCGCGATCGGCGTCGTCTGCCTCGCCACCATGCTGCCGCTGATCCTGCTGCTCAGGCGCGGCGCACCACAGGCCGCCGCTCCCGGTTCACCCGGCAGCCGGCCGGTCCAGCCGATCTCGCTGTCACCGGCAGCGCTGCAGGTGCTGCTCGTCGTCGCCGGCCTTGGCTGCTGCGTGGCGATGTCGATGCCGCAGGTCCATATCGTCGCCTATTGCATGGATCTCGGCTACGGCGTGGCGCGAGGCGCCGACATGTTGTCGATCATGATGGCGGCGGGCGTCGTCAGCCGGCTGGCGTCCGGCTTCCTTGCCGATCGCATCGGCGGCGTGAAAACCCTGCTGATCGGCTCGGTGCTGCAAGCCCTGTCGCTGTTGTTCTACATCCCCTTCGACGGGCTCGCCTCGCTTTACCTCGTCTCGCTGGTCTTCGGCCTGTCGCAGGGCGGCATCGTGCCTTGCTACGCCATCATCGTGCGCGAATACATGCCCGCCAAGGAAGCCGGCCAGCGCGTCGGCATCGTCATCATGGCAACCATCTTCGGCATGGCAATCGGCGGCTGGATGTCGGGCTGGATCTACGATCTGACCGGCTCCTACGCCGCCGCGTTCCTCAACGGCATTGCCTGGAACCTGCTGAACATAGCGGCCATGGTGCTGCTGTTGTGGAAGGCACGGCGCAGCGCAGCGGCGATGGCCTGA
- a CDS encoding FAD binding domain-containing protein, which yields MALALQNFSTVKDANAALKAAGTRYLGGGTLVVRAANEGDVSVSSLIRSTEPALSAITVSGSEVRIGASVTMAAIARHPDLTSLSHAARAVGGPAIRNMATVGGNLFAPAPYGDFTVALLALEAVVGTDDGEVPIEAFLAKRESNHAIVTSVDFSLPVDGGFRFLKVSRVKPKGVSVLSIAAVLEQAPDGTVSSAHIALGCMADRPMRAKAAEKALLGRKLTSDGIAPALAVASDGTSPITDPIASAWYRNEVLPVHLGRLLLA from the coding sequence ATGGCGCTTGCATTGCAGAATTTCTCGACGGTCAAGGACGCCAATGCGGCGCTGAAAGCCGCCGGCACCCGCTATCTCGGCGGCGGCACGCTGGTCGTGCGCGCCGCCAATGAAGGCGACGTTTCGGTCTCCAGCCTGATAAGGTCGACCGAGCCAGCGCTGTCGGCCATCACTGTTTCCGGCAGCGAGGTCCGCATCGGCGCTTCGGTGACCATGGCGGCGATCGCTCGTCACCCGGATCTGACTTCCCTCAGCCACGCAGCGCGCGCCGTCGGTGGGCCGGCGATCCGCAACATGGCGACCGTCGGCGGCAATCTCTTCGCGCCGGCGCCCTATGGCGATTTTACCGTGGCGCTGCTGGCGTTGGAAGCAGTTGTCGGCACCGATGACGGCGAGGTGCCGATCGAAGCCTTCCTGGCAAAACGCGAAAGCAATCACGCCATCGTCACTTCGGTCGACTTCAGCTTGCCAGTCGACGGCGGCTTTCGCTTCCTGAAAGTGTCGCGGGTCAAGCCGAAAGGCGTCTCTGTGCTGAGCATCGCCGCCGTGCTGGAACAGGCGCCGGACGGAACCGTGTCATCGGCGCACATCGCGCTTGGCTGCATGGCCGACCGGCCGATGCGCGCAAAGGCGGCGGAGAAGGCGCTGCTCGGCCGGAAACTCACCAGCGATGGCATCGCGCCAGCGCTGGCTGTTGCGAGCGACGGCACCTCGCCGATTACCGATCCGATCGCCAGTGCCTGGTATCGCAACGAAGTCCTGCCGGTCCATCTCGGCCGGCTTTTGCTCGCCTGA
- a CDS encoding ATP-binding cassette domain-containing protein, giving the protein MSVLALANISKHFGAIQAVNDVSLSIEAGQVVGLMGDNGAGKSTLVKMIAGNFRPSHGTMQMDGKELILHKPVEARQHGIEIVHQDLALCNNLTAAANVYLGRELRRGVGPFRILDYAAMYKRAGQIFAVLKSETRPRDLVKQMSGGQRQAVAIARTMLSQAKIVLMDEPTAAISVRQVAEVLNLIRHLRDQGIAVVLISHRMPDVFDVADRVIVMRRGRKVADKTIASSSPEEVTGLITGAIEQV; this is encoded by the coding sequence GTGTCGGTTCTCGCACTCGCCAACATCTCAAAACATTTCGGCGCCATCCAGGCCGTCAACGACGTTTCGCTGTCGATCGAGGCCGGACAGGTGGTCGGGCTGATGGGGGACAACGGCGCCGGCAAGTCGACGCTGGTCAAGATGATCGCCGGAAATTTCCGCCCGAGCCATGGCACGATGCAGATGGACGGCAAGGAGCTGATCCTGCACAAGCCGGTGGAGGCGCGCCAGCACGGCATCGAGATCGTCCATCAGGATCTGGCGCTGTGCAACAATCTGACGGCCGCCGCCAATGTCTATCTCGGCCGCGAGCTGCGCCGCGGCGTCGGGCCGTTTCGCATCCTCGACTACGCCGCGATGTACAAGCGCGCCGGCCAGATCTTTGCCGTGCTGAAATCCGAGACCCGCCCGCGCGATCTGGTCAAGCAGATGTCGGGCGGCCAGCGCCAGGCGGTGGCGATCGCCCGCACCATGCTTTCGCAGGCCAAGATCGTGCTGATGGACGAGCCCACGGCGGCGATCTCGGTCCGGCAGGTCGCCGAGGTGCTGAACCTGATCCGCCATTTGCGCGACCAGGGCATTGCCGTCGTGCTGATCAGCCACCGCATGCCCGACGTCTTCGACGTTGCCGACCGCGTCATCGTCATGCGGCGCGGCCGCAAGGTCGCCGACAAGACGATCGCGTCGAGTTCGCCCGAGGAAGTCACCGGGCTCATCACCGGCGCCATCGAACAGGTTTGA
- a CDS encoding ABC transporter permease translates to MAVTLDQTIAQKQHTLLTRVFASQTFWVVIAVILACLFLSVATDSFATTKNLYNITRNITFVAIVALGMTFVIITGGIDLSVGSVLCLCSMVLAVTMHAGYGIEVGIAAAIATALIIGAFNGILIAYLGFPPFVVTLGMLSIARSLAMVASNNTVVFQFGPDHDKLLALGGGAFVFGIANPVLYMIVLALITGFVLRWTKFGRHIFAIGGNEHAATLTGVPVRQIKVAVYMISALAAGLAGIIQTGWLGAVTTNLGNGMELQVIAATVIGGANLAGGMGTAFGAVVGAALIEVIRNSLGLLGINAFWQGTFIGGAILMAVLFDRLRNFRRNE, encoded by the coding sequence ATGGCAGTAACTCTTGACCAGACGATCGCGCAGAAACAGCACACTTTGCTGACCAGGGTGTTTGCCAGCCAGACCTTCTGGGTGGTGATCGCGGTCATCCTCGCCTGCCTGTTCCTGTCCGTCGCCACCGATTCCTTCGCCACGACGAAGAACCTCTACAACATCACCCGCAACATCACCTTCGTCGCCATCGTTGCACTCGGCATGACCTTCGTCATCATCACCGGCGGCATCGACCTGTCGGTCGGCTCGGTGCTTTGCCTGTGTTCGATGGTGCTCGCCGTGACCATGCATGCCGGCTATGGCATCGAGGTCGGCATTGCCGCTGCGATCGCGACGGCGCTGATCATCGGCGCCTTCAACGGCATCCTGATCGCCTATCTTGGCTTTCCGCCCTTCGTGGTGACGCTCGGCATGCTGTCGATCGCGCGCAGCCTCGCCATGGTCGCCTCCAACAACACCGTCGTCTTCCAGTTCGGGCCCGACCACGACAAGCTTCTGGCGCTGGGCGGCGGCGCCTTTGTGTTCGGCATCGCCAATCCGGTGCTCTACATGATCGTGCTGGCGCTGATCACCGGCTTCGTCCTGCGCTGGACGAAATTCGGCCGGCACATCTTCGCCATCGGCGGCAACGAGCATGCGGCGACGCTGACCGGCGTTCCGGTGCGCCAGATCAAGGTCGCCGTCTACATGATCTCGGCGCTGGCGGCGGGCCTTGCCGGCATCATCCAGACCGGGTGGCTGGGCGCCGTCACCACCAATCTCGGCAACGGCATGGAGCTTCAGGTCATCGCCGCCACCGTCATCGGCGGCGCCAACCTGGCCGGCGGCATGGGCACGGCGTTTGGCGCCGTCGTCGGCGCGGCGCTGATCGAAGTGATCCGCAACAGCCTCGGCCTGCTCGGCATCAACGCCTTCTGGCAGGGGACGTTCATCGGCGGCGCCATTCTGATGGCGGTGCTGTTCGACCGGCTGCGCAATTTCCGGCGCAACGAGTAG
- a CDS encoding FadR/GntR family transcriptional regulator translates to MRDGKLDKGKTPAKAASAERPAVVRRANAARMPGSSVHASLANEIGLRIVRGDYPPGTILPNEAKWSETFDVSRSAVREAIKMLMAKGLLASRPKIGSWVEPKERWNLLDRDVLAWYATSPDREVFLKTVQEFRHIIEPEATAFAATRRTDEQMAEISQACREMGEATTLQERTRADTRFHLAILRASGNDLLVPLGVLIESAFDHLFAYTTREVDDLQHAQKLHEAIEKNIRLQRPDAARNAVRKLLANTDSVIKSR, encoded by the coding sequence ATGCGGGACGGGAAGCTGGATAAGGGAAAAACGCCGGCCAAGGCGGCGTCCGCCGAGCGCCCGGCTGTCGTGCGCCGCGCCAACGCGGCGCGTATGCCTGGGTCGAGCGTGCATGCGTCGCTGGCCAACGAAATCGGTCTCAGGATCGTGCGCGGCGACTATCCGCCGGGAACCATCCTGCCCAATGAAGCCAAATGGTCGGAGACCTTCGACGTCAGCCGCTCGGCGGTGCGCGAAGCGATCAAGATGCTTATGGCCAAGGGCCTGCTGGCGTCGCGGCCGAAGATCGGCAGCTGGGTCGAGCCGAAAGAGCGCTGGAACCTGCTCGACCGCGACGTGCTGGCCTGGTACGCGACATCGCCCGACCGCGAGGTGTTCCTGAAAACGGTGCAGGAGTTCCGCCACATCATCGAGCCGGAAGCGACCGCCTTTGCCGCCACGCGGCGCACAGACGAGCAGATGGCCGAGATCAGCCAGGCCTGCCGGGAGATGGGGGAGGCGACGACGCTGCAGGAGCGCACCCGCGCCGATACGCGTTTTCATCTGGCCATCCTGCGCGCCTCCGGCAACGATCTTCTGGTGCCGCTTGGCGTGCTGATCGAATCGGCGTTCGATCATCTGTTCGCCTATACGACGCGGGAAGTGGACGATCTGCAGCACGCGCAGAAGCTGCACGAGGCGATCGAAAAGAACATCCGCCTGCAGCGACCGGACGCGGCGCGCAACGCCGTCCGCAAGCTCCTGGCCAATACCGACAGCGTCATCAAGTCGAGGTAG
- a CDS encoding ArsR/SmtB family transcription factor, which translates to MSQPHEILFKTLADPTRRAIFERLCRDGDQTVAALTARAGVSQPAVSKHLGVLKQAGLVRDRHEGRNTHYSAELGALAPLIDWTNQMAGFWQSRFDNLEDLLKRMDQ; encoded by the coding sequence ATGTCACAGCCGCATGAGATCCTCTTTAAAACGCTTGCCGATCCGACGCGACGGGCCATCTTCGAGCGGCTGTGTCGCGACGGCGACCAAACCGTCGCGGCCCTGACCGCTCGGGCCGGGGTCTCGCAACCGGCCGTGTCAAAGCATCTTGGGGTGCTGAAGCAGGCCGGGTTGGTGCGCGACCGCCACGAAGGCCGCAACACGCACTATAGCGCGGAGCTTGGCGCCTTGGCGCCGCTGATCGACTGGACAAACCAAATGGCTGGGTTCTGGCAAAGCCGGTTCGACAATCTCGAAGATCTGCTCAAAAGGATGGACCAATGA
- a CDS encoding SRPBCC family protein, producing the protein MAKVTVSSVIDAPVEKVWARIRDFNGLPSWHPRMVESHIENGKDAGAIGCVRNFQLASGARIREKLLDFSDDNFLVSYSILETPQPLTNHQATLQLRRVTDGDRTYAEWTASFDAAAEEADKLAEGMGANVFQGGFNALKSHFAGQS; encoded by the coding sequence ATGGCGAAAGTCACTGTCTCCAGCGTCATCGACGCACCGGTCGAAAAGGTCTGGGCGCGGATACGCGACTTCAACGGGCTGCCGAGCTGGCACCCGCGCATGGTCGAGAGCCATATCGAGAACGGCAAGGACGCCGGCGCGATCGGCTGCGTGCGCAACTTTCAGCTCGCCAGCGGCGCCCGCATCCGCGAGAAGCTGCTCGACTTCTCCGACGACAATTTCCTCGTCAGCTACTCCATCCTGGAGACGCCGCAACCGCTGACCAACCACCAGGCGACGCTGCAGCTGCGCCGGGTTACCGATGGCGACCGCACCTATGCCGAATGGACCGCAAGCTTCGACGCAGCCGCGGAAGAAGCTGACAAATTGGCCGAAGGCATGGGCGCCAACGTCTTCCAGGGCGGCTTTAACGCTTTGAAAAGTCATTTCGCTGGCCAAAGCTGA
- a CDS encoding DUF3175 domain-containing protein: MTAKRKWSAEVTEHSDALDLEEHIFESHDPKKIAASLKRSAEHSDRRKAGPFQSAMSMLNFYINRAGTNLPAKQKKVLEEAKDELRAAFGRPRED, translated from the coding sequence ATGACCGCGAAAAGAAAATGGTCGGCCGAGGTCACCGAGCACAGCGATGCGCTCGACCTCGAGGAACACATCTTCGAATCCCACGACCCCAAGAAGATTGCGGCCTCGCTGAAGCGATCGGCCGAGCACAGCGACCGGCGCAAGGCCGGGCCGTTCCAGTCCGCCATGTCGATGCTGAATTTCTACATCAACCGCGCCGGCACGAACCTGCCGGCCAAGCAGAAGAAAGTGCTGGAGGAAGCCAAGGACGAACTGCGCGCCGCGTTTGGGCGCCCGAGAGAAGATTAG
- a CDS encoding sugar-binding protein, with the protein MRKSLLLAAVAMLALGAGPAMAKKQLVIVVKGLDNPFFEAINQGCQKWNKENADSEYECFYTGPASTSDEAGEAQIVQDMLSKPDTVAMAISPSNAPLIAQTIKSANPSIPIMTLDADLSKEDAALRKTYLGTDNYLMGYKIGEYIKKAKPEGGKICTIQGNPAADNILRRAQGMRDALTGQKDLPALKGEGGWTEVAGCPVFTNDDGAKGVQAMTDILAANPDLDAFGIMGGWPLFGAPQPYRDLFKPMADKIAKNEFVIGAADTIGEEVAIAKEGLVTALVGQRPFEMGYKAPSVMIDLIEGKPVADPVFTGLDECTKDTADTCIQK; encoded by the coding sequence ATGAGGAAATCACTATTGCTCGCTGCCGTCGCCATGCTGGCGTTGGGCGCCGGGCCGGCCATGGCCAAGAAACAGCTCGTCATCGTGGTCAAGGGGCTCGACAATCCGTTCTTCGAGGCCATCAACCAGGGTTGCCAGAAATGGAACAAGGAAAACGCCGACTCGGAGTATGAGTGCTTCTACACCGGTCCGGCATCGACCTCGGACGAAGCCGGCGAAGCCCAGATCGTCCAGGACATGCTGAGCAAGCCGGACACGGTGGCGATGGCGATTTCGCCGTCCAACGCACCGCTGATCGCGCAGACGATCAAAAGCGCCAATCCGTCGATCCCGATCATGACGCTCGACGCCGACCTCAGCAAGGAAGATGCGGCGCTGCGCAAGACCTATCTCGGCACCGACAACTACCTGATGGGCTACAAGATCGGCGAGTACATCAAGAAGGCCAAGCCCGAAGGTGGCAAGATCTGCACCATCCAGGGCAATCCCGCGGCCGACAACATCCTGCGCCGCGCCCAGGGCATGCGCGACGCGCTTACGGGCCAGAAGGATCTCCCGGCGCTCAAGGGCGAGGGCGGCTGGACAGAGGTCGCCGGCTGCCCGGTGTTCACCAATGACGACGGCGCCAAGGGCGTGCAGGCGATGACCGATATCCTCGCTGCCAATCCCGATCTCGACGCCTTCGGCATCATGGGCGGCTGGCCGCTGTTTGGCGCACCGCAGCCCTATCGCGACCTGTTCAAGCCGATGGCCGACAAGATCGCCAAGAACGAGTTCGTCATCGGCGCCGCCGATACGATCGGTGAGGAAGTGGCCATTGCCAAAGAGGGCCTGGTGACCGCGCTGGTCGGCCAGCGGCCGTTCGAGATGGGCTACAAGGCGCCTTCGGTGATGATCGACCTGATCGAAGGCAAGCCGGTCGCCGATCCGGTCTTCACCGGTCTCGACGAGTGCACCAAGGACACGGCCGACACCTGCATCCAGAAGTAG
- a CDS encoding NAD-dependent epimerase/dehydratase family protein, with translation MTKRIMFTGGSGKAGRHVVQYLLEQGCQVLNIDTRPLDNPKVRTLITDITDSGQVFNALSSYMGLHEFDPSLRAQPVDAVVHFAAIPRIMITPDNEVFRINALGTYNVIEAAVKLGIRKVVIASSETTYGLVFANEPRDPTHFPLDEDYDVDPMDSYALSKIVNEKTARAFALRSGIDIYALRIGNVIEPHEYSLFPKWFADPGFRKRIAWSYVDARDLGQITLRAIEKDGLGFQVFNAANDDTSSDLPTAELLKRFYPGVPVKGELGEYETLLSNRKARDILGFRPEHSWRKYVKTT, from the coding sequence ATGACGAAGCGGATCATGTTCACCGGCGGCAGCGGCAAGGCCGGGCGTCACGTCGTGCAGTATCTGCTCGAGCAGGGCTGCCAGGTGCTCAACATCGATACCAGGCCGCTCGACAATCCCAAGGTGCGCACCTTGATCACCGACATCACCGACAGCGGGCAGGTGTTCAATGCGCTGTCGAGCTATATGGGCCTGCATGAATTCGACCCGTCGCTGCGCGCGCAGCCGGTCGATGCCGTGGTGCATTTCGCGGCGATCCCGCGCATCATGATCACGCCCGACAACGAGGTGTTCCGCATTAACGCGCTCGGCACCTACAATGTCATCGAGGCGGCGGTGAAACTCGGCATCCGCAAGGTGGTGATTGCCTCCAGCGAGACGACCTATGGACTGGTTTTCGCCAACGAGCCGCGCGATCCGACACATTTCCCACTCGACGAGGACTACGACGTCGATCCAATGGACAGCTACGCGCTGTCGAAGATCGTCAACGAAAAGACGGCGCGCGCCTTCGCCCTGCGCAGCGGCATCGACATCTACGCCTTGCGCATCGGCAACGTCATCGAGCCGCATGAATATTCGCTGTTCCCGAAATGGTTCGCCGACCCAGGTTTTCGCAAGCGGATCGCTTGGAGTTATGTCGACGCGCGCGACCTCGGCCAGATCACGCTGCGCGCCATCGAAAAGGACGGTCTCGGCTTTCAGGTGTTCAACGCCGCCAATGACGACACCTCGTCCGACCTGCCGACGGCTGAACTCTTGAAGCGGTTTTATCCCGGCGTGCCGGTCAAGGGCGAACTTGGTGAATACGAAACGCTGCTCTCCAACCGCAAGGCGCGGGATATTCTCGGTTTCCGCCCGGAACACAGCTGGCGGAAATACGTCAAGACGACATGA
- a CDS encoding NAD(P)-dependent oxidoreductase, translated as MNSTTAASEKIGFIGLGLMGHGIAKNIVDKGYSLTFLGRKNRAPAQDLLGRGAKEAATSREVAAASDIVFICVTGSREVEAIIRGPGGLKEGLKQGSVVVDCSTSDPTSTVALATELKGLGVDYVDAPLSRTPKEAWEGTLDAMVGASDAVFARLKPVLDTWAGRIVHIGDTGDGHRMKLLNNFISLGYAAIYSEALALAEKVGISPSRFDSVIRNGRMDCGFYQTFMRWTLEGDRDAHKFTIANAFKDLTYLESMAGAAGIANPLGNATKNAFAGAFAAGPADQYVPMLATHIGKVNGVDLTPTKEGEKQTI; from the coding sequence ATGAACAGCACCACCGCCGCGAGCGAAAAGATCGGCTTCATCGGCCTTGGCCTGATGGGCCACGGGATCGCGAAGAACATCGTCGACAAGGGCTATTCCCTGACGTTTCTCGGCCGCAAGAACCGCGCCCCGGCGCAAGACCTGCTCGGCCGCGGTGCGAAGGAAGCCGCGACCTCGCGCGAGGTGGCAGCGGCATCCGATATCGTCTTCATCTGCGTCACCGGCTCGCGCGAGGTCGAGGCCATCATCCGCGGGCCGGGCGGCCTCAAGGAGGGCCTGAAGCAGGGTTCGGTGGTCGTCGATTGCTCGACCTCCGACCCGACCTCGACGGTGGCGCTTGCCACCGAACTCAAGGGGCTCGGCGTCGACTATGTCGATGCCCCGCTCAGCCGCACGCCGAAGGAGGCTTGGGAAGGCACGCTCGACGCCATGGTCGGTGCATCCGACGCGGTCTTTGCCCGGCTGAAGCCGGTGCTCGACACCTGGGCCGGACGCATCGTCCATATCGGCGACACCGGCGACGGCCACCGCATGAAGCTGCTCAATAATTTCATCTCGCTGGGCTATGCGGCGATCTATTCCGAGGCGCTGGCGCTGGCCGAAAAGGTCGGCATCTCGCCGTCGCGCTTCGACAGCGTCATCCGCAACGGCCGCATGGATTGCGGCTTCTACCAGACTTTTATGCGCTGGACGCTGGAGGGCGACCGCGACGCGCACAAATTCACCATCGCCAACGCCTTCAAGGACCTCACCTATCTCGAATCGATGGCCGGCGCCGCCGGCATCGCCAACCCGCTCGGCAACGCCACCAAGAACGCCTTCGCCGGCGCATTCGCCGCCGGGCCCGCTGATCAGTATGTGCCGATGCTGGCGACGCATATCGGCAAGGTCAACGGCGTCGATTTGACGCCGACGAAAGAGGGGGAGAAGCAGACGATTTGA
- a CDS encoding AraC family transcriptional regulator has protein sequence MTEAIRLYWGRFGHVSVLNVASDFVTHAHVEAHIIIWLECTAGEMTIGRETVRLGPGTAAGINSFQPHSHALSRDGRPGLFLAFYIDPDWARRRRDLPSTAPLFSAPAIALEPWLHRAAANLLDHLSDNESIDDIANYEIERFIDSVLDAADASAPKMACARVHSVQDFRVRKAIQLMKANVCERICFDEVARSVGLSRPHFFALFKEQTNLTPNVYWNTLRMEEAVRQLQWSQEPLISVACNLGFTTQGNFSRFFRDHAGVPPTLYREAARAIS, from the coding sequence ATGACGGAAGCGATCAGGCTCTACTGGGGCCGGTTCGGACATGTTTCTGTCCTGAACGTCGCCAGCGACTTCGTCACCCATGCCCATGTCGAGGCGCATATCATCATCTGGCTGGAATGCACGGCCGGCGAGATGACCATCGGCCGCGAGACGGTGCGGCTCGGGCCTGGCACCGCCGCCGGCATCAATTCCTTCCAGCCGCACAGCCACGCTTTGTCCCGCGACGGCCGGCCCGGCCTGTTCCTCGCCTTCTACATCGATCCGGACTGGGCGCGCCGGCGCCGCGACCTGCCGTCGACCGCGCCGCTGTTTTCAGCACCGGCCATCGCGCTGGAGCCGTGGCTGCACAGGGCGGCAGCCAATCTTCTCGACCATCTCAGCGACAATGAGAGCATCGACGACATCGCCAATTACGAGATCGAGCGCTTCATCGACAGCGTGCTCGACGCCGCCGACGCCTCCGCACCGAAAATGGCGTGCGCCCGCGTCCACAGCGTGCAGGATTTCCGTGTCCGCAAAGCGATCCAGCTGATGAAGGCCAATGTCTGCGAACGCATCTGCTTCGACGAGGTGGCGCGCAGCGTCGGCCTGTCGCGGCCGCATTTCTTCGCGTTGTTCAAGGAGCAGACCAATTTGACGCCCAATGTCTACTGGAACACGCTGCGCATGGAGGAAGCGGTGCGGCAGTTGCAGTGGTCGCAGGAACCGCTGATCTCGGTCGCCTGCAATCTCGGCTTCACCACGCAGGGCAATTTCTCGCGCTTCTTCCGCGACCATGCCGGCGTTCCGCCGACACTCTATCGCGAGGCGGCGCGAGCCATTTCCTGA
- a CDS encoding FadR/GntR family transcriptional regulator, which produces MSDARSKNRLTPVKATVKAQAKVKARAKVKAPVGRPVGARRADAALIPGSSVHASLANEIGLRIVRGDYPPGTILPNEAKWSETFDVSRSAVREAIKMLMAKSLLASRPKIGSWVEPKERWNLLDRDVLAWYATAPDREMFLRTVQEFRHIIEPEASAFAAIRRSDEQMAEISQACREMGEAATLPERTRADTRFHLAILRASGNDLLVPLGVLIESALDHLFVFVTRETSDQPRAQALHEAIEKNIRLQRPAAARNAVHRLLANTDEVIGRSRR; this is translated from the coding sequence ATGTCGGACGCCAGATCGAAAAATCGACTTACCCCGGTCAAGGCCACGGTCAAGGCACAGGCCAAGGTCAAGGCACGGGCCAAGGTCAAGGCGCCGGTCGGCCGCCCGGTCGGCGCCCGCCGTGCCGACGCGGCGCTGATCCCCGGATCAAGCGTGCATGCGTCGCTGGCCAACGAGATCGGCCTCAGGATCGTGCGCGGCGACTATCCGCCGGGAACCATCCTGCCCAACGAAGCCAAATGGTCTGAAACCTTCGACGTCAGCCGCTCGGCAGTGCGCGAAGCGATAAAAATGCTGATGGCCAAGAGCCTGCTGGCCTCACGCCCCAAGATCGGCAGCTGGGTCGAGCCGAAAGAGCGCTGGAACCTGCTCGACCGCGACGTGCTGGCCTGGTATGCGACGGCGCCCGATCGCGAAATGTTCCTGCGCACCGTCCAGGAATTCCGTCACATCATCGAGCCGGAAGCCAGCGCCTTTGCGGCGATCCGGCGCAGCGACGAGCAGATGGCCGAGATCAGCCAGGCCTGCCGGGAGATGGGCGAGGCGGCGACGCTGCCGGAGCGCACCCGCGCCGATACGCGTTTTCACCTGGCAATCCTGCGCGCCTCGGGCAACGACCTGCTGGTGCCGCTCGGCGTGCTGATCGAATCGGCGCTCGATCATCTCTTCGTTTTCGTCACGCGCGAAACCAGCGACCAGCCTCGGGCACAGGCGCTGCATGAGGCGATCGAGAAGAACATTCGGCTGCAGCGGCCGGCGGCTGCAAGGAATGCCGTGCACAGGCTGCTCGCCAACACCGATGAGGTTATCGGGCGGTCGCGGCGGTGA